The segment CGCTCTTGTAACATATTTGATTATGTTTCCTTTGATGAATCCTATTGTTTCTTCACGTGATAGTAATCCTTTTTTGAATGCTTCCAATGGACTTAATCCATTGCCTGCATAATAGTCCGGTTCAGCTAATCTTTTAGTTGGTTCATTTTTATGTTTTTCTTCAAGTTCTCTAATATTCATTGGTATGTCTTCCATATTATCCGCTCCTTTGCTAATACTTTTTATTAAATCTTGTTGATATTGCTCTAATTCTTTATCAGAAACTCCTAAACTAATAGAACCATCAGGTGATGAATGCATCTCTTTTATTAACTTCTGTTTAAACTGCTCCAATTCATCTCCAACTAATGGTACTGGTATACATCTTCCGTTATAAAAAGACTGCTCAGGCATTTCAAATCCCATTTTTAGATCACTCCTAAATTAATAACATCTTCAGCATTAATCACAGCATATTCCACAATATTTTCATAACTAATGAAAACATGACAATTTTTCTCTTGAGCAATATGCAGCATATCTTTACGGAATTCAATTAACTGCAAATGTTTTAAATAAAAAAGAGTATTGGTATCCTTGTAATCTAATTGTAAACTTAAAACATAATTCTCAATATCGGATAATCCTCCAATAATTTCTTTAATTTCATCTCCAATGCTTGGAGAATCAATACAAGTTTTCACTTCCATTTTTCATTCTCTCCTTTTTCCTTTAATGGACCTCATAACAATACCTGCTGTTTTACTTCCTATCCCTTTTATTTCCTGTAGACTGTTATTATCTAACTCCAGTAAATCTGTTAAAGAGTATAAATCTTTGTTTTCAACGATTAATTCTGCGGTATCATCGCCAATGTGTTTAACCAATGCTAACCAGTTGAAAGCAGGGTTGTCTGTTTTCTGTTTTAATCTTTTTATGACTTTTTTGTTGTCTAAGCATTTTCTTGCTTGTTGTCTCATGAATCGTATTGCTCTTTCTTCAGTTGAACATTCCTTAACAGTTGTAAATGTGTTCAATCGAGCAATAGCTCCGTCATAATTATCCCATCCGAATACATATGCTTCTTCATCGAATCCATCAAGATATTCTTCTTTTTCTTTGTCGCTTGCAACAATTATCACAAAATGATATGAATATTGAGCGGATTGGTCTATCGCTTGGTTAAAGACTCTTCCGGATTCAACGCTTTGGATGAAGTCGTTCATTGTTTTATACTCAAAGGCCACTTGGTTGTTGAAAACATAGTCTCCTACTAATAGTTCTTTGACTTTTACATCGTCTCCTTTGCTTTTGTAATAGTATGCTGCTTCTTGTATTCTTTCATCGTTTTCTCGATGATCTATTTCTATTTGGAATTTCATTGTCTTTGCTCCAGTCATATTCGGATAGGTATTTGCATATGTAATAGTTGTTTATTGCTTTTTGTAGTTGGTTTTGGAATACTTCAAAGGCGAATGCAACGCCAATGAAGATTCCACAAGCTAATACAAATATATAGTTTATTAAAATGGTTAACATAATTAATCTTGCTCCAATCTAGGTGCGAGAAGATATTTTACTCTACCGTCACCTGTTGGTAGTTCGAATGTTACAACAATAGGCA is part of the uncultured Methanobrevibacter sp. genome and harbors:
- a CDS encoding ERCC4 domain-containing protein, which gives rise to MTGAKTMKFQIEIDHRENDERIQEAAYYYKSKGDDVKVKELLVGDYVFNNQVAFEYKTMNDFIQSVESGRVFNQAIDQSAQYSYHFVIIVASDKEKEEYLDGFDEEAYVFGWDNYDGAIARLNTFTTVKECSTEERAIRFMRQQARKCLDNKKVIKRLKQKTDNPAFNWLALVKHIGDDTAELIVENKDLYSLTDLLELDNNSLQEIKGIGSKTAGIVMRSIKGKRRE
- a CDS encoding DUF3310 domain-containing protein, producing the protein MPEQSFYNGRCIPVPLVGDELEQFKQKLIKEMHSSPDGSISLGVSDKELEQYQQDLIKSISKGADNMEDIPMNIRELEEKHKNEPTKRLAEPDYYAGNGLSPLEAFKKGLLSREETIGFIKGNIIKYVTRAGHKHNASEDMVKAIDYCGHLKKIYEDEMRVRYDE